One window from the genome of Chloroflexota bacterium encodes:
- a CDS encoding methylenetetrahydrofolate reductase → MENPTLPELAASTFVHCLEVLPPRGPDPTRILNCLRALPAGCIHFVNVADSPMARPRMSATLLGSIMRAQTPWDTIVHLTVRDRNRVALEAEILGARAAGIRHQLAVSGDPITFSDRKPAKAVHDLTVLDLIRLCADLGQVVGVVFDPSPNVRKAELAKLARKVQAGAAFVITQPIYDEETIPHIQEQTSGYGVPVIMGILPLYSAAHAEYLNQHVPGIQIPDALRRRMAQSQDAVREGIAIARVLRQAAREAGFNGICLMPPFGHYELAVPILAEVWQAQP, encoded by the coding sequence ATGGAGAACCCCACACTGCCCGAACTGGCGGCGAGCACCTTCGTGCACTGCCTGGAGGTACTCCCGCCCAGGGGCCCCGACCCCACCCGCATCCTCAACTGCTTGCGCGCCCTGCCGGCAGGGTGCATCCACTTCGTCAACGTGGCCGACTCGCCCATGGCGCGGCCGCGCATGAGCGCAACCCTCTTGGGCTCCATCATGCGCGCGCAGACTCCATGGGACACCATCGTGCACCTGACCGTCCGCGATCGCAACCGGGTGGCCTTGGAAGCAGAGATTCTCGGCGCCCGAGCCGCGGGCATTCGCCACCAACTGGCCGTGTCCGGCGACCCGATAACCTTCTCCGACAGAAAGCCCGCCAAAGCCGTCCACGACCTCACCGTACTTGACCTCATTCGGCTTTGCGCCGACCTGGGGCAAGTTGTGGGGGTCGTCTTTGATCCGTCCCCAAATGTGCGCAAGGCCGAGTTGGCCAAACTTGCGCGCAAGGTGCAAGCGGGGGCCGCCTTTGTCATCACCCAGCCCATCTACGACGAGGAAACCATACCGCACATTCAGGAACAGACAAGCGGCTACGGCGTGCCGGTCATCATGGGCATCCTGCCCCTGTACTCAGCAGCCCACGCGGAGTACCTGAACCAGCATGTGCCCGGAATCCAAATCCCCGACGCGCTGCGCAGGCGGATGGCCCAGAGCCAGGATGCGGTGCGAGAAGGCATTGCCATCGCTCGTGTGCTGCGACAAGCGGCGAGAGAGGCTGGTTTCAACGGCATCTGCCTCATGCCGCCCTTCGGCCACTACGAACTGGCCGTGCCCATTCTGGCGGAGGTTTGGCAAGCACAGCCCTGA
- a CDS encoding NAD(P)/FAD-dependent oxidoreductase has translation MAQQYVIIGNGIAGVTAAATLAEGDPTAQITIYTDEKYPYYRRPWLPDFLAGRYRREELYPYTESWYSKRRIQVHLDTPVSQILPKERTIVLASGEKVPYDALMLACGGYSFVPPIANAALKGCFTLRTLDDAQTIHDYAQDKRAAVVIGGGLLGLESARGLSALGLNVTVIEVFPRLLPRQLDAEGAAILTQLIEQMGISVITGTTVEAIVGTETAVGVQLKEGKTIPCDMVLFSAGIRPKLQLAKEAGLTVNRGVLATEHMQTSDPNIYVAGDVAEFRERIYGIIPAAIEQARVAAANMIRPQSETYAGTTPINTLKVMGIDLTSIGIVNPEEPGYTSYRRSDPAKGLYKKLVFKDGALVGTILLGDRKSVTLMTRLVNRKAPVEAAASQMLLDDFDLKTLL, from the coding sequence ATGGCGCAACAGTATGTCATCATCGGCAACGGAATCGCCGGAGTAACCGCGGCAGCAACGTTGGCAGAAGGCGATCCCACCGCCCAGATTACCATCTACACCGACGAGAAGTACCCCTACTATCGCCGTCCATGGCTGCCAGACTTTCTGGCCGGCCGCTACCGGCGAGAAGAACTGTACCCGTACACCGAATCGTGGTATTCCAAGCGCCGCATTCAGGTGCATCTGGATACGCCGGTTTCGCAGATACTCCCGAAGGAACGCACAATCGTGCTGGCGTCGGGCGAGAAAGTTCCCTACGATGCCTTGATGCTGGCATGTGGTGGGTACTCGTTCGTCCCGCCCATAGCCAACGCCGCGCTCAAGGGCTGCTTCACCCTACGCACCCTGGACGACGCGCAGACGATCCATGACTACGCGCAGGACAAGAGGGCCGCTGTCGTCATCGGCGGCGGGCTGCTCGGCCTGGAAAGCGCTCGCGGGCTGAGTGCCCTGGGGCTGAACGTTACGGTCATTGAGGTCTTCCCGCGCCTCCTGCCACGTCAACTAGACGCAGAGGGTGCGGCGATCCTGACGCAACTCATTGAGCAAATGGGTATCTCGGTCATCACGGGCACAACCGTTGAAGCGATCGTCGGCACCGAAACCGCTGTAGGCGTGCAACTCAAAGAAGGGAAAACCATTCCCTGCGACATGGTTCTGTTCTCTGCCGGCATTCGGCCCAAACTCCAGTTGGCAAAGGAGGCGGGTCTGACGGTGAACCGCGGCGTCTTGGCAACCGAACACATGCAGACCAGCGACCCGAACATCTACGTCGCAGGCGATGTGGCCGAGTTCCGCGAGCGCATCTACGGGATTATCCCAGCCGCCATAGAACAGGCACGTGTCGCCGCCGCCAACATGATTCGCCCGCAAAGCGAAACCTATGCAGGCACAACCCCTATCAACACGCTGAAAGTCATGGGCATAGACCTCACGTCCATCGGCATCGTGAACCCCGAGGAGCCGGGCTACACTTCCTACAGGCGAAGCGACCCGGCCAAAGGACTGTACAAGAAACTCGTCTTCAAGGACGGGGCACTGGTCGGTACGATTCTTCTAGGAGACCGCAAGAGCGTTACCCTTATGACGCGGCTTGTCAACCGCAAAGCGCCCGTAGAGGCGGCAGCGAGCCAGATGTTGCTGGACGACTTTGACCTCAAGACCCTGCTCTAG
- the trmFO gene encoding methylenetetrahydrofolate--tRNA-(uracil(54)-C(5))-methyltransferase (FADH(2)-oxidizing) TrmFO → MSGEEFITVIGAGLAGSEAAWQIARRGVKVRLYEMRPLVMTPAHRTDKFAELVCSNSLGSDLPDRALGLLKRELEMLGSLIIRCARETAVPAGGALAVGREEFSRRVTESLASHPFVEVVRQEVREIPPGVTVLATGPLTSEALASRIVEAVGTEHLSFFDAMAPIVAADSLDMTVAFAASRYGRGDDDYINCPMTKEEYDRFVEALVSAETIPLRDFEAADRRFFEACLPVEEIARRGHDALAFGPLRPVGLKDPRTGRRPYAVVQLRQDDLAGTLYNMVGFQTNLRWPEQDRVFRMIPGLERARFVRYGQMHRNTFLNSPAVLLPTLQSRVRVDLFFAGQITGTEGYVGSTASGLVAGINAVRYVRGEPLLVFPRDTMVGALLWYVSTPSSQAFQPMKANFGLLPPLETPVGKRVRYREYAARALDSLRAYLAANGEEVCPLPSETEGHTRCGFA, encoded by the coding sequence GTGAGCGGAGAAGAGTTCATTACAGTGATCGGGGCCGGGCTGGCGGGTTCCGAGGCGGCGTGGCAAATTGCGCGGCGGGGTGTGAAGGTGCGCCTGTACGAGATGCGCCCCCTCGTCATGACGCCCGCGCATCGCACGGATAAGTTTGCCGAGTTGGTGTGCAGCAATTCGCTGGGGTCAGATTTGCCGGATCGGGCGTTGGGCCTGCTGAAACGCGAACTGGAAATGTTGGGGTCGCTGATCATACGGTGTGCACGGGAGACGGCCGTGCCTGCGGGAGGGGCGCTGGCTGTGGGCCGCGAGGAGTTCTCCCGGAGGGTAACCGAAAGCCTGGCATCTCATCCTTTCGTTGAAGTCGTGCGGCAGGAGGTGCGGGAGATTCCGCCCGGGGTAACCGTGCTCGCGACAGGGCCGCTGACCAGCGAGGCGCTCGCGAGCCGAATCGTGGAAGCCGTGGGCACGGAGCACCTGAGTTTCTTTGACGCGATGGCTCCCATCGTCGCGGCGGATTCCTTAGATATGACGGTTGCATTCGCGGCCTCTCGCTATGGACGTGGCGATGATGATTACATCAATTGCCCCATGACAAAAGAGGAATACGACCGGTTCGTGGAGGCGCTGGTCTCGGCCGAGACGATCCCATTGCGGGATTTTGAGGCTGCCGACAGGCGTTTCTTTGAGGCGTGCTTGCCGGTAGAGGAGATCGCCCGACGCGGGCACGATGCGCTGGCGTTTGGCCCGCTTAGGCCCGTGGGGCTGAAGGACCCGCGGACGGGCCGCCGCCCGTATGCGGTGGTCCAGTTGCGCCAGGATGACCTCGCTGGCACGCTGTACAATATGGTGGGGTTTCAGACGAACCTGCGATGGCCTGAGCAGGACCGCGTGTTTCGCATGATTCCCGGGCTTGAGAGAGCACGCTTTGTCCGGTATGGTCAGATGCATCGGAACACGTTCCTCAACTCGCCTGCGGTGCTCTTGCCGACTTTGCAGAGCAGGGTGAGGGTGGACCTGTTTTTCGCGGGGCAAATCACCGGAACCGAGGGGTACGTTGGATCAACGGCGTCTGGGCTTGTGGCGGGAATCAACGCGGTGCGGTATGTGCGTGGAGAGCCGCTGCTGGTCTTTCCGCGGGACACCATGGTGGGGGCGCTTTTATGGTACGTGTCCACGCCTTCGTCGCAGGCGTTCCAGCCGATGAAGGCGAATTTTGGTTTGCTGCCTCCGCTGGAGACTCCTGTGGGGAAGCGTGTGCGGTATCGGGAGTATGCGGCAAGGGCGCTGGACTCGTTGCGGGCGTATCTGGCGGCGAATGGCGAGGAGGTATGCCCACTGCCAAGTGAGACTGAGGGGCACACGCGGTGTGGCTTCGCGTAG
- a CDS encoding M28 family peptidase, whose protein sequence is MKRVLCYAKYLWFVLAAVLLLLACQGGEAAEFDGQRAYNHVIAQVAFGPRPVGSEALVRTADYIESSLRAVGWMPTRVTGEFRGVEIRNIVAERSGDEGKRAGTILIGAHYDTRPAADRDPVLSRRGEPILGANDGASGVSVLLELARVYDPARSGYNVVLAFFDGEDKGGIDDWPFSVGAEIVAQRLGAGLSKMILVDMVGDNDLRIYYEGNSDLELAAEIWAVARKLGWGSHFVPEVRYTLIDDHIPFAQRGVPSVDIIDFDYPYWHTTADTADKVAPQSLEVVGMVLLGYLYGR, encoded by the coding sequence ATGAAAAGGGTGTTATGCTATGCGAAGTACCTCTGGTTTGTTTTGGCGGCCGTGCTGCTCCTGCTGGCTTGCCAGGGTGGGGAGGCGGCGGAGTTTGACGGACAGAGGGCCTACAACCATGTCATTGCGCAGGTGGCGTTTGGCCCACGGCCTGTAGGTAGCGAAGCCCTCGTCCGCACTGCTGACTACATAGAGTCCTCGCTGCGTGCTGTAGGGTGGATGCCGACGCGGGTAACGGGAGAGTTCCGCGGAGTTGAGATTCGTAACATCGTGGCGGAGCGGAGCGGCGACGAGGGGAAGCGCGCGGGCACAATTCTCATCGGCGCGCACTACGACACGCGCCCCGCGGCAGATCGCGACCCCGTTCTATCGCGGCGCGGCGAACCCATCCTGGGTGCGAACGATGGCGCAAGCGGGGTGTCGGTGCTATTGGAACTGGCCCGTGTGTACGATCCGGCACGGAGCGGCTATAACGTCGTGCTTGCATTCTTCGACGGCGAGGACAAGGGGGGCATAGACGACTGGCCGTTCTCGGTGGGGGCGGAGATTGTCGCGCAGCGACTGGGAGCCGGGCTTTCCAAGATGATCCTGGTGGACATGGTTGGCGACAATGACCTTCGGATTTACTACGAAGGCAATTCGGACTTGGAACTCGCGGCCGAAATCTGGGCTGTGGCGCGGAAACTTGGATGGGGCAGCCATTTTGTCCCCGAGGTGCGGTACACCCTGATAGATGATCATATTCCCTTTGCGCAGCGTGGTGTGCCGTCCGTGGACATCATTGATTTTGACTATCCATACTGGCATACCACAGCCGACACGGCAGACAAAGTCGCCCCGCAAAGCCTGGAAGTAGTGGGGATGGTTTTGCTAGGATACCTCTACGGCCGCTAG
- the smpB gene encoding SsrA-binding protein SmpB, protein MDEIKTVATNRKAYHDFFIEETFEAGIALTGTEIKSVRAGRVNLRDSFAQIKGGELWLQNAHISPYEHGNRANHDPKRPRKLLMHKREILRLQGKVQERGYTLVPLRMYIKARRAKVEIALAKGKKLYDKREAIAKRDADLAMRRTLKGRDDDF, encoded by the coding sequence ATGGACGAAATCAAGACAGTCGCCACCAACCGGAAGGCCTATCACGACTTCTTCATTGAAGAAACCTTTGAGGCCGGCATCGCACTCACAGGTACGGAAATCAAATCCGTGCGTGCGGGCCGCGTCAACCTGCGAGATAGTTTCGCCCAGATCAAGGGTGGCGAACTGTGGCTGCAGAACGCGCACATCAGCCCCTACGAGCACGGCAACCGTGCCAACCATGACCCCAAACGCCCCCGCAAACTTCTGATGCACAAGCGGGAAATTCTCCGGCTCCAGGGCAAGGTACAGGAACGCGGGTACACGCTTGTGCCGCTGCGCATGTACATCAAGGCAAGGCGCGCCAAGGTAGAGATCGCCCTGGCCAAGGGCAAGAAGTTGTACGACAAGCGCGAGGCCATCGCCAAGCGGGACGCCGACCTTGCGATGCGCCGCACCCTAAAGGGTCGCGACGACGACTTCTAG